The following are from one region of the Quercus robur chromosome 1, dhQueRobu3.1, whole genome shotgun sequence genome:
- the LOC126721673 gene encoding CEN-like protein 2, whose translation MAKVSDPLVVGRVIGDVIESFSPTVKMTVTYNSNVKDIKSNSSQGQSLKQVYNGHELFPSAVTMKPKVEVHGGDMRSFFTLIMTDPDVPGPSDPYLREHLHWIVTDIPGTTDASFGREVVNYEMPRPNIGIHRFVFLLFKQNRRETVITVPSSRDRFSTRKFAEENELGLPVAAVFFNAQRETAARRR comes from the exons ATGGCAAAGGTGTCAGATCCTCTTGTGGTTGGAAGAGTGATTGGAGATGTTATTGAATCCTTCTCTCCCACTGTGAAAATGACTGTAACTTACAACTCCAATGTTAAGGATATCAAGTCCAATTCTAGTCAAGGCCAAAGCCTCAAGCAGGTATATAATGGCCATGAGCTCTTTCCTTCGGCTGTAACAATGAAACCTAAGGTTGAAGTTCATGGAGGCGATATGAGATCCTTTTTCACactg ATCATGACAGACCCAGATGTTCCTGGTCCAAGTGATCCATACCTGAGGGAGCACTTACACTG GATTGTGACAGACATTCCAGGCACAACTGATGCTTCATTTG GAAGGGAAGTGGTGAACTATGAAATGCCTAGGCCAAACATAGGGATCCACAGGTTTGTATTCCTCCTATTCAAGCAGAATCGCAGAGAGACAGTCATCACTGTTCCTTCTTCGAGGGATCGCTTTAGTACTAGAAAATTTGCAGAAGAAAATGAGCTTGGCCTCCCTGTGGCTGCTGTATTCTTCAATGCTCAAAGGGAGACAGCTGCGAGAAGGCGTTGA